The stretch of DNA AGCCGACCACTGAAACTGGTCGGCATCGCCGACGTTGTCGGCCTGCACGCCACCTTGGACGAAGCGCTTGCCGCGTTGGCGGCATAACCGAACCGGGGATGGGGTAGCCACAGGCCGAGATGTCAACTTCGGAAACGCTTTGTAACAGATCACAGTTCGCGCGGATGGACGCCGTCGCCGATCCGCAGAACGCCGCGATCATCCGGCGGGAGTTTTCAGACTGGTTGTCCGAGCACTTCCCGCTCGATGCCGCGAAGGCCTGTGACATTGTGCTCGCGGTCAACGAGGCCATGGCCAACGCGGCGGAGTATGCATATGCGGCGGCTGACGGCCCCGGCGTGATGGCGGTGCAGGCCACCTACGACGACTGCACGGCCACGCTGGCCGTCACGGTGACCGATCACGGCGCGTGGCGCGAGACCGATGCGGGCGCCAAACAGCTCAGGAGAGGACGCGGCATCCCGCTCATGCAGGCGCTCGCCGATCGGGCCACCGTCGACTCGTCATCGACGGGCACCCGGGTGCGCCTGGAGTGGAACCAGGTCGGCGCGCCGCGCTAGAACTGCGGCAGCCGCACCACCTGGACGAAGAACTCGTCGATCTGGCGGACCGCGCTCATGAACTGGTCCAGATCCACCGGCTTGGTCACATACGCGTTGGCGTGCAGCTTGTAGCTGCGCAGAATGTCCTCTTCCGCCGACGACGTGGTGAGCACGACGACCGGGATGTGACACAGCTCGGGGTCTGACTTGATCTTCTCGAGCAGTTGGCGCCCATCGTATTTGGGCAGATTCAGATCGAGCAGGATCAGATCCGGCCGCGGCGCATTTTCGAACGCCCCGCGTTGGTAGAGGAAGTCCAGGCCCTCCTCGCCGTCGTGGGCGACATGCAAAGTGTTTTTGATCTTGTTGTGTTCGAACGCTTCCCGGGTGATCAGCTCATCGCCAGGGTCGTCTTCGACCAAAAGCACATCGATTGCGCGGCCATCGTCGGTTTCTCGGCCCTCTATGGTCATTCGGCAGCTCCTTCCAGCATGGCCGCCGGGTTCGGTTCCGGCTCGGCCGTCGGTTGAACAGGCAAGGTGAATTGAAAACGTGTGCCCCCGGTGTGCGAGGTGTCGATCCAGATGTTTCCACCATGGTGTTCGACGATCTTCTTACACAGCGCAAGCCCAATGCCGGTGCCGCTGTAGGCATCTCGACCATGGAGGCGCTGAAAGATGACGAACACCTTGTCGGCGAACTCCTGCGGGATGCCGATTCCGTTGTCGGACACTGTGAAGATCCAGTCGGCGTCGTCGTCGCGGACGCGTTGATCGCACTCGATGACGATCTGCGGCGCTACACCTTCTCGGCGGAATTTCACCGCGTTGCTGATCAGGTTCTGCCACACCATCACCAGCAGCGTGGGGTCGCCGTCGATGCGGGGCAATCCCGCTGACGGCCTGACGATCTGCGCACCCGACTCCTCGACCGCGGTCGACAGGTTGCCGAGGGCAACGTCCAATGTGGCGTCCAGTTTGACCTCGGTGGTCGTGGCGTTGAGCCGTCCCACCCGCGAGAACGTGAGCAGGTCGTTGATCAACACCTGCATCCGCTTGGCGCCGTCAACCGCGAAGGCGATGTACTCCGTGCCCCGCTCGTCGAGCTTGTCGCCGTAGCGCTTCTCGAGCAGCTGGCAGAACGATGCGACCTTGCGCAGCGGTTCCTGCAGATCGTGAGACGCGACGTAGGCGAACTGCTCGAGTTCCGCGTTGGACCGTCGGAGTTCGACAGCCTGTTCATCGAGCGCCGTCTGCGCCGACCGCGCTGCCTCCAGCTCCTCGACGATGCGCTGCCGCATGTCTTCGACATCGACGGCGATACCCCGAATGTCCCTGGGGCCGCGCGGAACAATGCGCTCGCCGAAATTGCCCTCGGTGATTCGCCGGCAGGCCGCGGCCAGCGACTCCAGCGGCCGGGTGACCGCGCTTCGTGTCAGCACGGCAAGCAGCACTGTCATCGCGAAGAACGTGACTATCAGGCCGCCAAGCACACCATTACGCCACGCGCGCACGCTTGCAAGCTCATCGACGCCGGCTTGCCTGACCGCCGAAAGATGCTCGTTCTGGACCTTGAATAGTGCTCGCAGACGGTCGAATTGGTCTTGGCCACCCGCGGTGCCCGCGATGAGCGGGTCCGCGTAGGCCGTTCGCCAGTCGGCCGCAGCTTTCTCAATGGCGTCAAGGTCATCGACCGCTTCGCGCTGATAGCCCAGATGGCTGCGGATGTCGTCGGCCGCTGATCGTTCGGCCCTCTGCCCTTCGAAGTACGGCTCGAGGAATTGCCGATCGGCCGCAATCGCGTATCCACGCAGCGCCGTCTCCTGATCCCGCAGCGCGGCCTGCAGCTGATAAGCCGCAACGCGTGCCGGCTGAACGTTGCCGACCAGCTCGCGGGAGACTTCGTCGGTCCGCTGCAGCAGGACGCTACCGGCGATCGCTCCGGCTAAGACCACCACTCCGACCGCCGACAACACGACGTTCAGCCAGCCCTGCACGGTCAGGCGGCGTGCGCCCCCGGGCGCGGTCACCGTGGCGTCCGCTCGACACGCACCACGGCGATGTCGTCGGTGTGCCCGCCGTGCGTCCGCGCGCGCCCCTCCACCTCGCTGATGAGCGTGTCCACAAAGGCTGGGCCTGGCAACGCCGCAAGTGAGCGGGCAAGTTCGAGCAGCCCGTCCTCGCCGAGGCGTTCGTTGCCGCGCCCGGAGTGACCCTCGAACAGGCCGTCGGTGAGCAACAGCAAGCCGTGGCCTTCCGGCAGCTCGAGTTCGTTGACCGGCCACTCGCGCGCACCCAATCCGAGAGCGGCTCCCGCGGGAGGTTCGATCCACTGCACGTCGTTGTTTCCATGCATCAACATGCCGGGATGCCCCGCTCGCACAGCGTTGAATCGCAGGCTGTCGGGAGCGAACGCGAGGCTCAACAGCGTCGCGAAGATTCCCTTCGTCGGCCGCTCGGTGAGCAGGATCCGCTCGAGTTGGTGCATGCGCTCATTGCCGCGCAGGCCGGCGAACGTCAGCGCACGCCAGCCGATCCGCAACGCCACCCCGAGCGCGGCCTCATCCGGCCCGTGGCCGGCGACGTCGCCAACCATGACGTGCACGGTTCCGTCGGGGGTCTGCACGACGTCGTAGAAGTCGCCACCCAACAGGGCATACGCGCGGCTCGCCCGGTACCGGGTGATGATGTCGACGCCGGGGTCGTCGAGCAGCAACGGCGACGGCTGCAGGCCGCGCTCGAGGCGAGCGTTCTCCCCGGCTCGCAGGCGGCTGGCGTGCAATTCGACTGAGGTCAGCTCGGCCCGCTTGCGCTCGATGGCATACAGCAGCGAGCGGCGCAGGGTCTCTGGATCGACCCGTCCCTTGACCAGGTAGTCCTGAGCGCCGGACGCCACCGCGGAGATCCCGAAGTGCTCGTCATTCAGCCCGGTCAACACCACGATCGGGATGGCCGGATCCGCATTGCAGATTCGCTCGAGGGCGTCAATGCCGGTGGCGTCGGGAAGATTCAGGTCCAGCAGCACACAATCGGGCCGGTTGCGCGCCAACTCCTGCTCGGCATCGGAAAGCGAAGGCGTCCAAGCGAAATCGATGTCGACGGCGGTGTCCGCAATCAGTTCCTCGACCAACAACGCGTCGGCTCGATCGTCCTCGACCAGCAGCACCGACAGGCGAGGCATCGCGGTCGCACGAACGACTGCAGGTGTGTCCTGGGGGTATTGCGGCGCGCGCATGTGCCATCACGTCCTTTTACGTAACGTCACCCTGGCCGCGCTGACCCTTCTTTAGTGACAACCTCCCGACCATACCGAGTCGCTGGTACCGATGTGTTGGGCGGGGAACGTCATCGGCTTCGCAGATTAGGTGGTCTGGCGGTTTAGCAGTACGCTTGCCCGCGGTTCCTCGTTGCCCAGGAGAGATCATGCCCACGCAGTCCGCAAGGACCGTCTCTGCACAACCTGTTCGCAGCGGCCGTTCCATTCGCCGCGTCGTACCGGGCCTGACCGCAGGTCAGTGCTTCGAAATCGAGGTCAGGCCTGAAGTCACCGGCTGGGCCATCCGGATTCCGGAGATCGGCGCGGTGGCCCATGCAAGCCGGCGGGCGGCGGTCGAAATCATGGCCCGCAAGTACATCGCGGCGCGCACCGGCATTCCGCTCGGCTACATCACGGTGATAGTTCGCGACTAGCGGAACGAAATGCAGAACGGGGCACCCGATTCGGTTGCCCCTCTTGCTGTTTGGTCGTTTTCCGCGACTCTGCTGAACGCTCGTGTCGACCCGCGGGACTTGTTAAGGCGGATGACAGGAATCGATCGTCGTCCGAAATTGCCGCTATACACCGACCCCGTGTAGTACTACCCTGAGTAGTACTACCTCGGTATCAGGGAGCGGTGCTCATGAGTCCGAAACTGGCTGACAGCGTGGTCCGCCAGGCCGACGCGGTCGATTCGCGATATCACCCGTCGGCTTGCAGCGCAGCGACCGCGCGGTGCTCGAGCACGGCGTCGAGACGGGCATCATCAAGCGGTTGCCCCACGGCGCCTACATCGAGGTGCACCAGCCACTGGGACCGGTTCCGTTGGAATACGCAGGCGCGCCAGTTCCCAAGCGGATGAACAAGCTCGGCTCCGCGGGCACACCGGGGACCGGGGGCCTTCTGACCGCCGACCCGATCGCCGAGCACGAGGCGCTGACGGAAGCGGCGCACGCGTCAGAATGCAAGGCGCTCACCGCATTACGCGAACACCAGCCTTAAGACAGCGGACGGTTTTTGCGCACTCCCCGATAGATGCCCCAGCGGACGA from Mycobacterium sp. JS623 encodes:
- a CDS encoding ATP-binding protein; amino-acid sequence: MDAVADPQNAAIIRREFSDWLSEHFPLDAAKACDIVLAVNEAMANAAEYAYAAADGPGVMAVQATYDDCTATLAVTVTDHGAWRETDAGAKQLRRGRGIPLMQALADRATVDSSSTGTRVRLEWNQVGAPR
- a CDS encoding response regulator, encoding MTIEGRETDDGRAIDVLLVEDDPGDELITREAFEHNKIKNTLHVAHDGEEGLDFLYQRGAFENAPRPDLILLDLNLPKYDGRQLLEKIKSDPELCHIPVVVLTTSSAEEDILRSYKLHANAYVTKPVDLDQFMSAVRQIDEFFVQVVRLPQF
- a CDS encoding sensor histidine kinase is translated as MTAPGGARRLTVQGWLNVVLSAVGVVVLAGAIAGSVLLQRTDEVSRELVGNVQPARVAAYQLQAALRDQETALRGYAIAADRQFLEPYFEGQRAERSAADDIRSHLGYQREAVDDLDAIEKAAADWRTAYADPLIAGTAGGQDQFDRLRALFKVQNEHLSAVRQAGVDELASVRAWRNGVLGGLIVTFFAMTVLLAVLTRSAVTRPLESLAAACRRITEGNFGERIVPRGPRDIRGIAVDVEDMRQRIVEELEAARSAQTALDEQAVELRRSNAELEQFAYVASHDLQEPLRKVASFCQLLEKRYGDKLDERGTEYIAFAVDGAKRMQVLINDLLTFSRVGRLNATTTEVKLDATLDVALGNLSTAVEESGAQIVRPSAGLPRIDGDPTLLVMVWQNLISNAVKFRREGVAPQIVIECDQRVRDDDADWIFTVSDNGIGIPQEFADKVFVIFQRLHGRDAYSGTGIGLALCKKIVEHHGGNIWIDTSHTGGTRFQFTLPVQPTAEPEPNPAAMLEGAAE
- a CDS encoding PP2C family protein-serine/threonine phosphatase, whose product is MRAPQYPQDTPAVVRATAMPRLSVLLVEDDRADALLVEELIADTAVDIDFAWTPSLSDAEQELARNRPDCVLLDLNLPDATGIDALERICNADPAIPIVVLTGLNDEHFGISAVASGAQDYLVKGRVDPETLRRSLLYAIERKRAELTSVELHASRLRAGENARLERGLQPSPLLLDDPGVDIITRYRASRAYALLGGDFYDVVQTPDGTVHVMVGDVAGHGPDEAALGVALRIGWRALTFAGLRGNERMHQLERILLTERPTKGIFATLLSLAFAPDSLRFNAVRAGHPGMLMHGNNDVQWIEPPAGAALGLGAREWPVNELELPEGHGLLLLTDGLFEGHSGRGNERLGEDGLLELARSLAALPGPAFVDTLISEVEGRARTHGGHTDDIAVVRVERTPR